In Hymenobacter volaticus, the genomic window AGTACTGAGGAAAGCATTCGGAAATACCACGCCACCTATTACCCCAAAGGCTACCCCAAAGCCCACGATGAGTGGCTGCTGCCCTTAGTAGCTCAAACCCGCCACCCTGATTTTCCGAAAGTAGCCCGCGCTAACGCCCTCACTTTCGACATGATTTATCAGCAGCCGGTGAGCTACGAGTTTGGGGCTATTACGGCTCCTACGCTGCTCATCATCGGGCAGGATGACCGAACAGTGGTAGGCAAAGGCCTCATCAAAGACCCGAAAGTACTGGCCCGAATGGGGCAATATCCAGCGCTCGGACAGCGCACGGCCGCTCAAATTATAGGTGCTAAGTTGGTGCCGCTATCTGGCGTAGGACACATCCCGCACTTGGAAGCCACACCACAGTTTCTGGCGGCCCTGTTGGCGTTTGTGCGGTAACCCTGGCGGCTCAAGTTGTATTCAGCCAGCGGCTCTACAGCAGTTGTAGGGAAACATTCACTTGGTGTTCTACAGGAATTGTAGACGAATGTAGTTTGCAACCTTCTCAGCGTCATATGAGTCTGTAGAACAGATGTGTACTTCACCCAAAATAGGAACCTACCAATGAAAGCTCTTCTGCTTCTTTTGTTTTCGCAACTCCTACTGGCGTCCGTACAGGCACAAAATACCCCACCTAGTCAGTTAAGATTAAGCGAAAAATTTAGACTGCAGCCACGTTTCCTTGGCGCGTATGCATGCTCCCCCAACCACGCAGAAACAGCAGCAACTAGCTCCTGGAGGCACTTATCGTAGCTCACCGCATGCGTTGCGCATCGTAGTGCCCGACTCTGGAACAAGCAAAATGCCGCAAGCTTTCTTGCCTGATAAAGAGCAATCCGGAGGCGTCCAGCAACTCCCTGCGCAACAGTATGTGCCCGACCAACCAGCTAAGAAGCTAGAGCGTAATTCTTCGCGGCAAGATGAGCATTCGGGTAGCAAGCCGTAAGTTGCGCTTGATTTCGCGCGACTGTCCTCTCTATGGTTAACAGATATTTGCACGGGCTGTTGCCTGCGCTATTATTAACGACTGCTCTTGCACAGGCGCAGCAGCAGAATCCTCTTATACCTGTTTTAACTCGGCCATCGGTTTCTCCTAGAATTAATCCGGCTTCAAAACCAGCCACTCAGGCCACTGCCCGGCGACCAGCTAGCAAGTCCAAGAAAACTAAAGTAGCTGCCAAACCAGCCGTTGTTAAAACAGAGCGGGCAGTTGTTGTCAGCGTAAGCGACACGATTAAAGGGCGCTTTATTGTGCCGCAAGTGCAGTTGCCGGATGCAGTAGCGGCAGCGCGCGTCAATCTGGGTTTGGTAGACGCAGCCTTGGGCGAGGACTTAGAAAATGTGCCGCAGCCGCTTGTTGTCGGTACGGCTATTGAGCAGGCGCACGCAGAGTTCGAGAGCAAGAAAAACGACTTCACTGAGTCCCGATACGAAGTGCTTTACAACGACCACGGCTTGCTGTCAGTGGAGTTTACTTCCTTATACGGTGGCGCTTACCCCTCTACCGTGAAGCGCCATGCCACTTTCGACTTACGCAGTGGCCGTCTACTGGAGGTGCGCGACGTAGTAGCAGATACGGTGGCTTTGCAGCAACGCTGGCAGCAGTCTATTAACCGTCGTGTAACCGAACACTTGCGTACCCTGCCCAAAGAATATCCGCAGATCGAAACGGATACCAACTTACTAACCGACGTTAAGCACCGGCTGTACTGGAACGACAGCACCAGCACCGTCGAGCTGCAGGATGGCGAGCCCCGCTTCTACGACTTTGCCATCACGTCGTTTGGCTTGGTGCTGTACTACGATTTTGGTTTCCCCCATGTCATGGAAGCTTTGCAGCCTGATTCCGATTATCAGCTCACTTATGCCGACATCAAACAGTGGTTGAAACCCAAAGGGCCACTAAGCTTTAAAATAGACGCGTCGCCGCCTAGCTCAAAATCCGCAGCGAATCCGCGTGGATGAGGGTAGAGCCTTGATAGCGACCTTTTCGGGGGCCATTTTCGAGGTTGAGTACACCGCGGGGGCAAGCCGTGCTGCACATCCCGCACCCCACACAAGACGCCCGAATAATAGGCTCGCCGCGCTGAGCGTATTGCTTTACGTCGATGCCCATTTCGCACACGTTTGAGCAGTTACCGCACGAGATGCATTGGGCGCCGTTGGTGGTGATGCGAAAGCGGGAGAAATGCTTCTGCAACAGCCCTAGATACGCTGCCATTGGGCACCCAAATCGGCACCATACCCGGTTGCCTAGCAAGGGGTAGAACCCCACACCAACCACGCCCGAAAACACCGAGCCGATTGCGAACCCATAGGCCTTGGACAAAGGCTCCGCAACAGGCTGCAAGGAAGGTGCTGCGCCCGAAGCTGCCAGCCACAGCAGGGCCGTAATCAGCACAATAAATACGAGGATGGGGTATATAAT contains:
- a CDS encoding DUF4163 domain-containing protein, which encodes MVNRYLHGLLPALLLTTALAQAQQQNPLIPVLTRPSVSPRINPASKPATQATARRPASKSKKTKVAAKPAVVKTERAVVVSVSDTIKGRFIVPQVQLPDAVAAARVNLGLVDAALGEDLENVPQPLVVGTAIEQAHAEFESKKNDFTESRYEVLYNDHGLLSVEFTSLYGGAYPSTVKRHATFDLRSGRLLEVRDVVADTVALQQRWQQSINRRVTEHLRTLPKEYPQIETDTNLLTDVKHRLYWNDSTSTVELQDGEPRFYDFAITSFGLVLYYDFGFPHVMEALQPDSDYQLTYADIKQWLKPKGPLSFKIDASPPSSKSAANPRG